One part of the Rothia sp. ZJ932 genome encodes these proteins:
- the yidD gene encoding membrane protein insertion efficiency factor YidD: MGTAPRTADTNEQRLEDAPHEFVRPTSITHALWSLPQNTLTAFLKLYRMLVSPLYGNVCRYYPSCSAYGLESVTVHGTCKGLSLTVRRLLRCHPWATGGLDPVPAGKRSFTPGEEPKIILLNHPERVAPHS; encoded by the coding sequence ATGGGCACCGCACCGCGCACCGCTGATACCAACGAGCAGCGATTAGAAGATGCACCCCACGAGTTCGTGCGTCCCACCTCCATTACCCACGCGCTGTGGAGTCTGCCCCAAAACACGCTCACTGCTTTTCTCAAGCTCTACCGCATGCTGGTCTCACCCCTGTACGGCAACGTCTGCCGCTACTACCCCAGCTGCTCAGCTTACGGGCTAGAATCAGTCACCGTTCACGGCACTTGCAAAGGCCTATCGCTCACGGTCAGACGCCTACTGCGATGCCACCCCTGGGCAACCGGCGGTTTAGACCCAGTGCCCGCTGGCAAACGTTCTTTCACCCCCGGCGAAGAACCAAAAATAATACTTTTGAACCATCCTGAACGCGTCGCCCCTCACTCATAA